In Nicotiana tabacum cultivar K326 chromosome 21, ASM71507v2, whole genome shotgun sequence, one DNA window encodes the following:
- the LOC107765985 gene encoding uncharacterized protein LOC107765985, whose translation MPSVHGRKERKIIFLNEYNQPVIPTKEVVKELGSFLGTLARSETFYPLNVFNWRKLDTKDDMWKYIKEKYDIPDEAKQWVFESVCSAWRKYKSQLKATHFTTYENDELRMEDRPIDVPESHFKDLLKYWNSDPHKEMSETNTENRSKLKCPHTAGRTPLL comes from the exons ATGCCAAGTGTTCATGGTAGAAAGGAGCGTAAAATAATCTTTCTAAATGAGTATAATCAACCTGTTATTCCTACTAAAGAGGTTGTAAAAGAGTTGGGTAGCTTCCTCGGCACATTGGCAAGGAGTGAGACTTTTTACCCTCTTAATGTATTTAATTGGAGGAAACTAGACACAAAAGATGATATGTGGAAATATATCAAG GAAAAATATGACATTCCTGACGAGGCGAAACAATGGGTTTTTGAATCAGTTTGTAGTGCTTGGAGAAAGTATAAGAGTCAATTGAAGGCAACCCACTTCACAACCTATGAGAATGATGAGCTTCGAATGGAGGATAGGCCAATAGATGTTCCAGAATCTCACTTTAAGGATCTTCTTAAATATTGGAACTCCGATCCACACAAG GAAATGTCCGAAACTAATACAGAGAATCGAAGTAAGTTGAAGTGTCCACACACTGCTGGCAGAACACCTTTGCTCTAA